In Vigna radiata var. radiata cultivar VC1973A chromosome 3, Vradiata_ver6, whole genome shotgun sequence, the following proteins share a genomic window:
- the LOC106757413 gene encoding dirigent protein 2-like: protein MANSTIFLCLNLSLLISLVTATYYQSLAPTLMGFREDKFTHLHFFFHDVVTGPNPSMVIVAEPNGKAKDALPFGTVVAMDDPLTAGPEPDSKLVGKAQGIYTSISQAEMGLMMVMTMAFTDGDFNGSSISVLARNMIMSEPVREMAIVGGTGAFRFARGYAQARFHSVDFSKGDAIVEYDVFVNHY from the coding sequence ATGGCCAACTCTACCATTTTCCTTTGCCTTAACCTCTCTTTACTAATATCTCTCGTCACCGCCACTTACTATCAAAGCTTAGCCCCAACGCTAATGGGTTTCCGTGAAGACAAGTTCACTCatcttcacttcttcttccacgACGTAGTCACCGGGCCCAACCCCAGCATGGTCATTGTCGCCGAGCCCAACGGAAAAGCCAAGGACGCCCTTCCCTTCGGCACCGTCGTCGCCATGGACGACCCCTTGACTGCCGGACCCGAACCCGACTCCAAACTCGTGGGGAAGGCCCAGGGGATTTACACTTCCATTTCTCAGGCTGAGATGGGGCTTATGATGGTTATGACCATGGCCTTCACCGACGGAGACTTCAACGGCAGCAGCATAAGCGTGTTGGCCAGAAACATGATCATGAGCGAACCTGTTAGGGAAATGGCCATCGTTGGCGGCACTGGCGCTTTTCGCTTCGCTCGTGGCTATGCTCAGGCCAGGTTCCACTCCGTCGATTTCTCCAAAGGCGATGCCATCGTCGAATACGACGTCTTCGTCAACCACTATTGA